A window of Devosia chinhatensis genomic DNA:
ACCGCGATCGAGTTCGAGAATCCAGCCGGTCACGTTGTCGAGGAAATAACGATCGTGGGTGATGATCAGCACTGCACCATCGAATTCGCGCAGATGGCGCTCGAGCCAGCCGGTGGTTTCCGCATCGAGATGGTTGGTCGGTTCGTCGAGCAGCAGCAGGTCGGGCTTGGACAGCAACAGCGCGCAAAGGGCCACGCGGCGCTTCTCGCCGCCCGATAGATTCTCGACCGAGGCGTCACCCGGCGGGCAGCCGAGGGCTTCCATCGCGACTTCAACCTGCGATTCGAGATCCCACAGGTTCTGGCTGTCGATGATGTCCTGCAGCTTGGTGGCTTCGTCCGCCGTCTCGTCGGAATAGTTCATCATCAACTCGTTGTAACGGTCGACGATGTCCTTCTTTTCCTTGACGCCCAGCATGACATTGCCCAGCACGTCGGAATTGGGGTCGAGCTGCGGCTCCTGTGCCAGATAGCCGATTTTGGCGCCGTCGGCAGCCCAGGCTTCACCGGTGAACTCGGTTTCGATGCCGGCCATGATCTTGAGCAGGGTCGACTTGCCCGAGCCGTTGGGGCCCAGGATGCCGATCTTGGCGTCGGGGTAAAAAGAGAGATGGATATTGTCCAAGACCTTTTTACCGCCGGCATAAGCCTTACTCATTCCGTGCATATGATAAATGAATTGGCGCGCCATGGCGTCGAGACCTCTTTGGAAGCGTTCGGAGATTGCGGCCTATGTAGGCCAAGAGGGCCAGAGGGGCAACGGGGCGATCCGGTTCCCCGGCGCTCCCGCACTCAAAAAAGGGGCGCGGACCGCACTTGCGAATGAACGATCGCCTTATGCTCGCCTTGTACGAACGATAGGCGCATTGCAACCGCCCCCTCGAAGACGGAGCCTGAACACATATGAATGCAAATGCCCTCGGGCTGTGCGCCGCCTTTTTGCTGACCCTGCCCGTCGCCGCTCAGGACACGACGCCGCAAGCCGATATCAGCCATTTCACGCTCGATAACGGACTGGAATTGGTCGTCATTCCCGATCGTCGCGCACCGATCGTCACCCACATGATCTGGTACAAGGTCGGCGGCGCGGACGATCCGGCCGGGCATTCGGGCATAGCGCATTTTCTCGAACACCTGATGTTCAAAGGCACCGAGCAATATCCCGCGGGCACTCTGGACCGGACGGTGAGCGAGCTGGGTGGCAATACCAACGCATTCACCAATGCCGACGTCACTGCCTACTTCCAGACCATTCCGCCCTCAGCGCTTGGCGATATGATGGCGATCGAGGCCGATCGTATGCGCAATCTTGAGCTCGACCCTGAAGTCGTCGCGGCCGAGCGGGACGTCGTGCTTGGCGAGCGACGCCAGCGCATCGATTCCAACCCGCAGGGGATTTTGGCCGAGGAAGTCAACGCCACCCTTTTCCAGAACCATCCCTATCGTGTTCCAGTGATCGGCTGGGAGTCAGAAATCCGGCAACTGAGCCGAGAGGATGCCCTTGGGTTCTATGATCGCTACTATGCGCCGAACAATGCCCTGGTCGTGGTTGCAGGTGACGTCGATCCAGCGGATGTCGAAGCGCTTGCCAACGACACTTACGGCCAAGTGCAGCCCGGTCCGGATTTGGTCGAGCGCCAACGCCTAGTGGAACCTCCGCACGATACGAGCCGCTCCGTGACCCTCAAGGATGCGCGCGTCACCCTTCCGAGCTTTTCGAGCAACTGGCTCGTGCCGAGCTACAGGACGGCCGAGGCCAGTGGCGAGGCCGAAGCATTGGACGTTCTGGCTGCCGTTCTCAGCGATGGCACCCGCAGCCGCCTTTATCAGAAATTGCAGGTCGAGACCGACATGGCGGCCCAAGCCGGCGCCTATTACGGCGGCAACAGCTATGACATGGGCACCTTCGTCCTCTACGGCACCCCGCGTCCAGGCGTCGAACTTGCCGATCTGGAAACAGAAATCTTTGCCCAGGTTGACGACATCATCACCAATGGACTGACCGACGGCGAGCTGGAGCGGGTCAAGCGCCGCTTCATCCGCAGCACCATTCTGGCCCGAGACAGCCAGGCGAGCATGGCGCAGGTCTATGGCAGCTGGCTCTCCAACGGACGCACGATTGAAGATGTCGCCGCCTGGCCCCAGCGCGTCGAGGCAGTGACCGCCGAGGATGTACAGGCGGTCGCTGAAAAATACCTCCGACCCGAAATTGCCGTCAGCGGCTATCTGTTGCCCCTCGCCCAGGAGGAAACCCCATGAGCGTTCGTTCTTTCGCCCGGCTCGCTGCCGGCATTCTTGCGCCTGCCTGGCTGCTGTTTTCCGCCCTGCCCGCTCAGGCTGAGGTCAACTTTCGCAGCATCACCTCGCCCCAGGGGTTAGAAGCCTGGTTCGTTGAGGATTATACCGTGCCGATTGTTACGCTGGCCTTTTCCTTCGAAGGCGGCAGCTCGCAGGACCCGCAGGACAAGCTGGGCCTCGCAGCCCTGATGACCACCCTTTTTGATGAGGGTGCGGGCGATCTCGACAGTGAAGCGTTTCAGATCCGTGCCGACGAGGTAGGGCTGGAAATGGGCTTTGGTGCCAGCCAGGACGATATTTCCGGCTTTGCCCGCATGCTTTCCGACGAGCGCGAAGGCGCGACCGAGTTGCTCGCCCTCGCCGTCCAGTCTCCACGCTTCGATCCTCCCGCGTTGGAGCGCATGCGCAGCCAGAGCATTGCCGGCCTCGTCTCGCGGTCTCGCGATCCCAATTATGCTGCCGGCCAGATGTGGAACCGGGCGCTCTTCGGCGACCATCCTTATGGGCGGCCCGTAGAGGGCACGCCGGACACCCTTGCAGCCATCGGGGCGGAGGACCTCCAATCCCTCCATCGTTCGGTTTTTACCCGAGCTTCGCTCAAGATCGGCATCGTGGGCGCTCTGGATGAAAAGACCGCGGGCGAAATGATCGACGCCGTTTTCGCTGCCCTCCCTGAAGCCGGCGACGTCCAGCCGGTGACGGATGCCACGCTGACTTTTGGGCAGGACCTGGCTGTGGACTATCCGCTACCCCAGACGCGGCTCAACCTGGCCTATCCCGGAGTGCCGGAGACAGATCCCGATTTCTTTGCGGCTTACGTGATGACCGAACTTTTGGCCGGCAGCAATTTGCTCTCGCGCCTCAATGTCGAAGTGCGCGAAAAGCGCGGCCTGACCTATGGGGTTTCCGGCGGGCTCGTGACTCTAAAGCATGCCGACGCCCTGACCATCGGCACCGCGACCAACCCCGAGAATGTCGATCAGGCTCTTGACGTAATCAAGTCGACAATTGCGGACATGGCAGAGAACGGACCCGATCCCAGCGAGCTGGAGCGCGTGAAGCATTACCTCATCGGCGCCTACGCCATAAACCAGCTGGGCTCGTCAGTGTCGATCGCCGGGGCAATGGTCGGCCAGCAGGTGCGCGGATTGCCGCTGGACTATGTGACAGAGCGCGAGAGCCTGATTTCCGCAGTCACTGCAGAGGATGTGCAGGCTGTCGCCAGCCGCCTTTTTGGCGAGGAACCAAGCCTCATGCTTGTGGGCCCAGGTGCACAGGCGGACGAGATCTCGTCCGCCCAGCCATGAGTGGATGACGCAGCACGACCATATGTGGTCTAGTGGCACGAAGCGAGGCCGGAACAGAGTTCGAAGATGACCAAAACGCCCCATTACCAGCCCTACAACAAGCCTGCCGGCGGCTGGGGCGCAGCCGCAGCCACTGCCAAGGTGCTGATGGAGCAAAGCGTCATCACCAAAGGCTCCAGGGCGCTTCTCGAGATGAACCAGCCCGGCGGATTCAAGTGCCCGTCCTGTGCGTTTCCGGATGCGGATGAGCGCAAGAAGCTGGAGTTCTGCGAGAACGGTGCCAAGGCGCTGGCACATGAGGCCACCCGGCACCGGCTTACCCGCGAGTTCTTTGCCGAACATAGTGTCAGCCAGCTCATGGACCAGTCCGATTATTGGCTGGAAATGCAGGGTCGCCTGACCGAGCCCATGCGCTACGATGCGGCCACCGATCATTATGTCCCCTGCTCCTGGGACGAGGCCTTCGCGCTTATCGGCCAGCATTTACGCGCGCTCGACAGCCCGCATGAGGCTGAGTTCTATACGTCCGGGCGCACACCGAACGAAGCGGCCTTCCTGTATTCCATCTTCGTTCGCGAATTCGGTACCAACAATTTTCCCGATTGCTCGAACATGTGCCATGAGCCGACCAGCCGTGGGCTTCCGCCCGTTCTGGGCATCGGCAAGGGATCGGTCGTCCTCAAGGACTTCGAAGAGGCCGAGGCCATCTTCATCATCGGCCAGAACACCGGCACCAATTCGCCCCGCATGATGACCAATTTGGTCGAGGCCCGCAAACGCGGCATTCCCATCGTCGCTGTCAATCCGATGCCTGAAAGGGCCTTGATCAAGTTCACCGAGCCGCAGGACGTGGTGCAGATGGCCACGCTTGGGTCGACGCCCATCGCGAGCGAATTCGTGCACATCAAGATCGGTGGTGATCTCGCGCTGCTCAAGGGCCTGATGAAGGTGATGTTCGAGCGCGACGCCGCCGGCGAGGACGTGCTCGACCAAGCCTTTATCGCAGAGCACACGGAAGGTCTCGACGCCTTGCGTGCCGACGTCGTGCAGCAGGACTGGGCGGAACTCGTCGCTGTTTCGGGGATCAGCGAAGAGCAGATCCGCCGCGTGGCGGACATCTACATCCGGTCCAAAGCCACCATCATCTGCTACGGTATGGGCCTGACCCAGCATCAACAGGGCTCCCGCCTGCTTCAACAGCTGGCTGCGCTGCTTTTGCTCAAGGGCAATATCGGCAAGCCCGGCGCAGGAATTGCGCCTATCCGCGGCCATTCCAACGTGCAGGGCGACCGCACGGTGGGGATCGACGAAAAGCCCAGCCCTGAATACCTTGATCGCGTCCGCGATGTCTTCGGCTTTGAGCCGCCGCGGGCCCATGGCCACCACACGGTTGAATCGGTAGAGGCCATGAAGGCCGGAACGGCCAAGGTCTTCATCGGGCTGGGCGGTAATTTTGTCCGCGCCGTTCCGGACACCAACGAAGCTTACGCGGCCATGCGCAAGCTGCGGCTGACGGTCGGCATTGCCACCAAGCTCAACAGGGGCCACCTCGTGCACGGACAGGACGCGCTGATCCTGCCGGTGGTAGCGCGCTCCGAACACGTGCGAACCAAGCTCGGCGAGCAGGTCGTCACCATCGAAGACGCCATGAGCAATGTAACGCCATCGCGCGGCGTTCTTGAGCCGGCGTCAGAGCATCTGCTTCCCGAAGTGGAAATCGTCTGTCGCATGGCCATGGCGACCCTTCCCGACAGCAAGGTGGATTGGGCCCGCTTCATCGACGATTATACGGCCATTCGCGACAAGATTGCCGAGGTTTATCCGTCCATTTTTGCCGATTTCGGCGAAAAGATCAAAAATCCCAAGGGCTTTCATCTCGACGTGCCCTCGCGGCGTCGTGTTTGGAAAACCCCGAATGGCAAGGCGAACTTCCTTGTTTTTGAAGGGTTGCAGGTCGACGCACCGGTCGATGATCCGGACATGCTGAGGCTTGCCACCGTGCGCAGCCATGACCAGTTCAATACCACGATCTACAGCAATTCCGATCGCTATCGCGGAGTCTATAATGACCGCTTGGTGCTGTTCATGAACGAGGATGACCGCAAGGAACGGGGCCTGGAGGCGGGGCAGAAGA
This region includes:
- a CDS encoding M16 family metallopeptidase; amino-acid sequence: MNANALGLCAAFLLTLPVAAQDTTPQADISHFTLDNGLELVVIPDRRAPIVTHMIWYKVGGADDPAGHSGIAHFLEHLMFKGTEQYPAGTLDRTVSELGGNTNAFTNADVTAYFQTIPPSALGDMMAIEADRMRNLELDPEVVAAERDVVLGERRQRIDSNPQGILAEEVNATLFQNHPYRVPVIGWESEIRQLSREDALGFYDRYYAPNNALVVVAGDVDPADVEALANDTYGQVQPGPDLVERQRLVEPPHDTSRSVTLKDARVTLPSFSSNWLVPSYRTAEASGEAEALDVLAAVLSDGTRSRLYQKLQVETDMAAQAGAYYGGNSYDMGTFVLYGTPRPGVELADLETEIFAQVDDIITNGLTDGELERVKRRFIRSTILARDSQASMAQVYGSWLSNGRTIEDVAAWPQRVEAVTAEDVQAVAEKYLRPEIAVSGYLLPLAQEETP
- a CDS encoding M16 family metallopeptidase, producing MSVRSFARLAAGILAPAWLLFSALPAQAEVNFRSITSPQGLEAWFVEDYTVPIVTLAFSFEGGSSQDPQDKLGLAALMTTLFDEGAGDLDSEAFQIRADEVGLEMGFGASQDDISGFARMLSDEREGATELLALAVQSPRFDPPALERMRSQSIAGLVSRSRDPNYAAGQMWNRALFGDHPYGRPVEGTPDTLAAIGAEDLQSLHRSVFTRASLKIGIVGALDEKTAGEMIDAVFAALPEAGDVQPVTDATLTFGQDLAVDYPLPQTRLNLAYPGVPETDPDFFAAYVMTELLAGSNLLSRLNVEVREKRGLTYGVSGGLVTLKHADALTIGTATNPENVDQALDVIKSTIADMAENGPDPSELERVKHYLIGAYAINQLGSSVSIAGAMVGQQVRGLPLDYVTERESLISAVTAEDVQAVASRLFGEEPSLMLVGPGAQADEISSAQP
- a CDS encoding FdhF/YdeP family oxidoreductase, with translation MTKTPHYQPYNKPAGGWGAAAATAKVLMEQSVITKGSRALLEMNQPGGFKCPSCAFPDADERKKLEFCENGAKALAHEATRHRLTREFFAEHSVSQLMDQSDYWLEMQGRLTEPMRYDAATDHYVPCSWDEAFALIGQHLRALDSPHEAEFYTSGRTPNEAAFLYSIFVREFGTNNFPDCSNMCHEPTSRGLPPVLGIGKGSVVLKDFEEAEAIFIIGQNTGTNSPRMMTNLVEARKRGIPIVAVNPMPERALIKFTEPQDVVQMATLGSTPIASEFVHIKIGGDLALLKGLMKVMFERDAAGEDVLDQAFIAEHTEGLDALRADVVQQDWAELVAVSGISEEQIRRVADIYIRSKATIICYGMGLTQHQQGSRLLQQLAALLLLKGNIGKPGAGIAPIRGHSNVQGDRTVGIDEKPSPEYLDRVRDVFGFEPPRAHGHHTVESVEAMKAGTAKVFIGLGGNFVRAVPDTNEAYAAMRKLRLTVGIATKLNRGHLVHGQDALILPVVARSEHVRTKLGEQVVTIEDAMSNVTPSRGVLEPASEHLLPEVEIVCRMAMATLPDSKVDWARFIDDYTAIRDKIAEVYPSIFADFGEKIKNPKGFHLDVPSRRRVWKTPNGKANFLVFEGLQVDAPVDDPDMLRLATVRSHDQFNTTIYSNSDRYRGVYNDRLVLFMNEDDRKERGLEAGQKIAIETIYHDGIHRRVDGLTVLDYPMPRGAVAGYYPELNPLLPLDHYDRISGTPAAKSIPIRVVT